In a genomic window of Helicobacter pylori NQ4053:
- a CDS encoding sulfite exporter TauE/SafE family protein yields the protein MEESTAFILALVGLFTGITAGFFGIGGGEIVVPSAIFAHFSYSHAVGISLMQMLFSSVVGSIINYKKGLLDLREGSFAALGGLMGAILGSFILKIIDDKILMSVFVVVVCYTFIKYAFSSNKKPEHFEEMHFDLHANNKTPEKKRAIPFVSMDRTHGVLMLAGFVTGIFSIPLGMGGGILMVPFLGYFLKYDSKKIVPLGLFFVVFASLSGVISLYNGKVLDDISVQAGVITGIGAFLGVGIGIKLIALANEKVHKILLLLIYALSILATLHKLIMG from the coding sequence ATGGAAGAATCAACAGCGTTCATTTTGGCTCTTGTGGGGCTATTCACCGGCATTACCGCCGGGTTTTTTGGTATTGGTGGGGGGGAGATTGTCGTTCCTAGCGCGATTTTTGCCCATTTTAGTTATAGCCATGCGGTGGGTATTTCGCTCATGCAAATGCTTTTTTCTTCAGTGGTCGGCTCTATCATCAATTACAAAAAGGGCTTATTGGATTTGAGAGAAGGCTCATTTGCTGCACTTGGAGGGCTAATGGGGGCGATTTTAGGGAGCTTTATTTTAAAAATCATTGATGATAAAATTTTAATGAGCGTGTTTGTGGTGGTGGTGTGCTACACCTTTATCAAATACGCTTTTTCTAGCAACAAGAAACCAGAGCATTTTGAAGAAATGCATTTTGATTTGCATGCGAATAACAAAACGCCCGAAAAAAAGCGCGCAATCCCTTTTGTGTCTATGGATAGAACGCATGGGGTTTTGATGCTCGCCGGTTTTGTTACTGGCATCTTTTCTATCCCGCTAGGCATGGGTGGGGGGATTTTAATGGTGCCGTTTTTGGGCTATTTTTTGAAATACGATTCTAAAAAAATCGTGCCTTTGGGACTATTTTTTGTGGTGTTCGCTTCTTTATCTGGGGTCATCTCTCTTTATAATGGGAAGGTTCTTGATGATATAAGCGTTCAAGCCGGGGTGATTACCGGTATTGGAGCGTTTTTAGGGGTGGGCATTGGCATCAAGCTCATCGCTTTGGCTAATGAAAAGGTGCATAAAATCCTATTGCTCCTCATTTATGCTTTAAGCATTTTAGCGACTTTACACAAGCTCATTATGGGGTAA
- a CDS encoding SulP family inorganic anion transporter produces the protein MFEKIQKEWLSNIQKDLLSGFVVGLSVIPETAGFAIMVGLDVGVAFYTTFYMAFVLSLFGARKAMISAAAGSVALILVGVVKNYGLEYAGVATLMAGILQILLGYLKIGNLLRFIPQSVMYGFVNALGILLLMEQFKFLQNQNLGVFVLLAVGILIIYLFPLITKKIPSNLICILAVSAIALIFDMHAPNLGSIEQGVSGFHFIIIPKNLDFKMVLELLPYALSLALVGTIESLLTAKTLDVILKDGVSDKNKETKAQGLGNIISGLLGGMTGCALVGQSIINAKSGAKTRLSTFFAGFSLMVLLLVFNEYVVKIPIVAVVAVMVMISFTTFNFQSIINIKKIKLYDTLDMLLVVAVVLYTHNLAIGVVVGVLVNALWIKSKGIA, from the coding sequence ATGTTTGAAAAGATACAAAAAGAATGGCTGAGTAACATTCAAAAGGATTTGTTGTCTGGTTTTGTGGTGGGGCTTTCTGTGATCCCAGAGACCGCTGGCTTTGCGATCATGGTGGGTTTAGATGTGGGCGTGGCGTTTTATACGACCTTTTACATGGCTTTTGTGTTGTCTCTTTTTGGGGCTAGAAAGGCGATGATTAGCGCAGCGGCTGGCTCAGTAGCGCTCATTTTAGTGGGCGTGGTTAAAAACTATGGGCTTGAATACGCGGGCGTGGCGACTCTTATGGCAGGAATATTGCAAATTCTTTTAGGCTATTTGAAAATAGGGAATCTTTTGAGGTTTATCCCCCAATCAGTGATGTATGGCTTTGTGAACGCGCTAGGCATTTTGCTTTTAATGGAGCAATTCAAATTCCTTCAAAACCAAAATTTGGGGGTGTTTGTCTTGCTCGCTGTTGGGATATTGATTATTTATCTCTTCCCTTTAATCACTAAAAAAATCCCCTCTAATTTAATCTGTATCCTTGCAGTGAGCGCGATCGCTTTAATTTTTGATATGCATGCGCCGAATTTGGGGAGCATTGAGCAAGGGGTTTCAGGCTTTCATTTCATCATTATCCCCAAAAATTTGGATTTTAAAATGGTGTTGGAATTGTTGCCTTACGCTCTTTCTTTAGCGCTAGTAGGCACGATAGAAAGTTTATTGACGGCTAAAACTTTAGATGTGATTTTAAAAGACGGCGTGAGCGATAAGAATAAAGAAACTAAAGCGCAAGGCTTGGGGAACATCATTTCAGGGCTTTTGGGGGGAATGACAGGGTGCGCTTTAGTGGGGCAGTCTATCATTAACGCAAAATCCGGGGCCAAAACAAGGCTTTCTACTTTTTTTGCCGGCTTTTCTTTAATGGTGCTGTTATTAGTGTTTAATGAATACGTGGTTAAGATCCCTATTGTAGCGGTTGTAGCGGTGATGGTGATGATTTCTTTCACCACTTTTAATTTCCAATCCATTATTAACATTAAAAAAATCAAGCTCTATGACACGCTGGACATGCTTTTAGTCGTGGCGGTGGTTTTATACACGCATAATTTAGCGATAGGGGTTGTGGTGGGGGTGTTAGTCAATGCGTTATGGATCAAATCTAAAGGGATTGCATGA
- the hopA gene encoding Hop family outer membrane protein HopA, translated as MKKTILLSLMASSLLAEDDGVFMSVGYQIGEAAQMVKNTGEIQKVSNAYENLNNLLTRYNELKQTASNTNSSTAQAINNLKESASRLKTTPNSANQAVSSALSSAVGMWQVVASNLANGTLPTDKYNEINTISQLLQNTLENKNNDLKIENDYDHLLTQASTIINTLQSQCPGIDGGNGKPWGINASGNACNIFGNTFSAINSMISSAKEAAKEARRTDPSQPQNQQSAFTNADFNKNLNQVSSVINDTISYLKGDNLATIYNTLQKTPGSKGLQSLVSRSSYSYSLNETQYSEFQTTTKEFGHNPFRSVGLINSQINNGAMNGVGVQLGYKQFFGKNKFFGIRYYAFFDYNHAYIKSNFFNSASNVFTYGAGSDLLLNFINGGSDKNRKVSFGIFGGIALAGTTWLNNQSANLKITNSAYSAKINNTNFQFLFNTGLRLQGIHHGVELGVKIPTINTNYYSFMGAKLTYRRLYSVYLNYVLAY; from the coding sequence ATGAAAAAAACGATTTTACTTTCTCTTATGGCGTCATCGCTCCTTGCTGAAGATGACGGCGTTTTTATGAGCGTGGGCTATCAAATCGGCGAAGCCGCGCAAATGGTGAAAAACACCGGCGAAATCCAAAAAGTCTCCAACGCTTACGAAAATTTGAACAATCTTTTAACCCGCTATAACGAACTCAAACAAACGGCCTCCAACACCAATTCAAGCACCGCTCAAGCGATTAATAATCTAAAAGAGAGCGCTAGTAGATTGAAAACGACCCCCAATAGCGCTAATCAAGCCGTGTCCTCAGCGCTCAGCTCTGCGGTGGGCATGTGGCAAGTGGTAGCCTCTAATTTAGCCAATGGCACGCTACCCACTGATAAATACAACGAAATCAATACGATTTCTCAATTGCTCCAAAATACTCTAGAAAATAAAAACAATGATCTTAAAATTGAAAATGACTACGACCATCTTTTAACTCAAGCTAGCACCATTATTAATACCCTTCAAAGCCAATGTCCAGGAATAGATGGAGGCAATGGCAAACCATGGGGCATTAATGCAAGCGGGAACGCATGCAATATTTTTGGCAACACCTTTAGTGCCATTAATAGCATGATAAGTAGTGCTAAAGAAGCCGCCAAGGAAGCCCGAAGAACCGACCCAAGCCAGCCCCAAAACCAACAAAGCGCATTTACCAACGCTGATTTCAATAAAAACCTTAATCAAGTATCAAGCGTTATTAACGATACGATCTCTTACCTCAAAGGGGACAATTTAGCAACCATCTATAACACCCTTCAAAAAACGCCCGGCTCCAAAGGGCTTCAAAGTTTGGTGAGCCGATCTAGCTATAGTTATTCTCTCAACGAAACCCAATATTCTGAATTCCAAACTACCACCAAAGAGTTTGGCCATAACCCTTTTAGAAGCGTGGGTTTAATCAACTCTCAAATTAATAACGGGGCGATGAATGGCGTGGGCGTGCAATTAGGCTATAAGCAATTCTTTGGGAAAAATAAATTTTTTGGGATCCGGTATTATGCCTTTTTTGATTACAACCATGCCTATATCAAATCCAACTTTTTCAACTCCGCTTCCAATGTTTTCACTTATGGCGCGGGCAGTGATCTTTTATTGAACTTCATCAATGGCGGATCCGATAAAAACCGCAAAGTCTCTTTTGGTATTTTTGGGGGTATCGCATTAGCGGGAACGACATGGCTTAATAACCAATCTGCGAATTTAAAAATCACCAATAGCGCCTACAGCGCCAAAATCAACAACACCAATTTCCAATTCTTATTCAACACCGGTTTAAGGCTTCAAGGGATCCATCATGGCGTTGAATTAGGCGTGAAAATCCCTACGATCAACACCAATTACTATTCTTTCATGGGCGCTAAATTAACCTACCGAAGACTTTATAGCGTGTATCTCAATTATGTTTTGGCTTATTGA
- the kdsB gene encoding 3-deoxy-manno-octulosonate cytidylyltransferase, producing the protein MIIIPARLKSSRFENKVLEDIFGLPMVVRCAKNANLVDECVVACDDESIMQTCQKFHIKAVLTSKHHNSGTERCLEAARILGLKNDERVLNLQGDEPFLEKEVILALLEATKNAPFMATCAKVIDEEQAKNPNLVKVVLDSQNNALYFSRSLIPFLRDFDAKRQTPLLGHIGIYGFHNKEILEELCALKPCVLEEIEKLEQLRALYYQKKIAVKIVQSQSVGIDTKEDLQNALKIFSPNLL; encoded by the coding sequence ATGATTATCATTCCTGCTAGATTAAAATCCAGTCGTTTTGAGAATAAAGTGCTAGAAGACATTTTTGGCCTGCCTATGGTAGTGCGTTGCGCTAAAAATGCGAATCTGGTAGATGAATGCGTAGTCGCTTGCGATGATGAAAGCATCATGCAAACATGCCAAAAATTCCACATTAAAGCCGTGCTAACCTCCAAACACCATAATAGCGGCACAGAACGCTGTTTGGAAGCGGCGCGAATTTTAGGGTTAAAAAACGATGAAAGGGTTTTAAATTTGCAAGGCGATGAGCCTTTTTTAGAAAAAGAAGTCATTTTAGCCTTATTAGAAGCCACCAAAAACGCCCCTTTCATGGCGACTTGCGCTAAAGTCATTGATGAAGAGCAAGCCAAAAACCCTAATTTAGTCAAGGTGGTTTTAGATAGCCAAAATAACGCCTTGTATTTTTCGCGCTCCCTTATCCCCTTTTTACGAGATTTTGATGCGAAACGCCAAACCCCCCTTTTAGGGCATATCGGTATTTATGGCTTCCACAATAAAGAAATCTTAGAAGAATTATGCGCTTTAAAACCTTGCGTTTTAGAGGAAATAGAAAAATTAGAGCAATTAAGGGCTTTGTATTACCAAAAAAAGATTGCAGTGAAAATCGTTCAAAGCCAAAGCGTGGGCATTGACACCAAAGAGGATTTGCAAAACGCTTTGAAAATTTTTAGCCCCAATCTCCTTTGA
- the dsbK gene encoding protein disulfide-isomerase DsbK, producing MILRASVLSTLLLVGLGAAPKHSVSANDKRMQDNLVSVIEKQTNKKVRILEIKPLKSSQDLKMVVIEDPDTKYNIPLVVSKDGNLVIGLSNIFFSNKSDDVKLVAETNQKIQALNATQQNSAKLNALFDEVPADYVIELPSTNAENKDKILYIVSDPMCPHCQKELTKLRDHLKENTVRMVVVGWLGVNSAKKAALIQEEMAKARARGASVEDKISILEKIYSTQYDINAQKEPEDLRTKVENTTKKIFESGVIKGVPFLYHYKA from the coding sequence ATGATATTAAGAGCGAGTGTGTTGAGCACGTTACTTCTTGTAGGCTTAGGGGCAGCCCCTAAACATTCAGTTTCAGCTAATGACAAACGGATGCAGGATAATTTAGTGAGCGTGATTGAAAAACAAACCAATAAAAAGGTGCGTATTTTAGAAATCAAACCTTTAAAATCCAGCCAGGATTTAAAAATGGTCGTCATTGAAGATCCGGACACTAAATACAATATCCCGCTTGTAGTGAGTAAGGATGGTAATTTAGTCATAGGGCTTAGCAACATATTCTTTAGCAATAAAAGCGATGATGTGAAATTAGTTGCAGAAACCAATCAAAAAATCCAAGCCCTTAACGCCACCCAGCAAAATAGCGCGAAATTGAACGCTCTTTTTGATGAAGTGCCAGCTGATTATGTGATAGAGTTGCCCTCTACTAACGCTGAAAATAAGGATAAAATCCTTTATATTGTCTCTGATCCCATGTGTCCGCATTGCCAAAAAGAGCTCACCAAACTCAGGGATCACTTAAAAGAAAACACCGTGAGAATGGTTGTAGTGGGGTGGCTTGGGGTCAATTCGGCTAAGAAAGCGGCTTTGATCCAAGAAGAAATGGCGAAAGCTAGGGCTAGGGGAGCGAGCGTGGAAGATAAAATCTCTATTCTTGAAAAGATTTATTCCACCCAATACGATATTAACGCTCAAAAAGAGCCTGAAGATTTACGCACTAAAGTGGAAAATACCACTAAAAAGATTTTTGAATCTGGCGTGATTAAGGGCGTGCCTTTCTTATACCATTATAAGGCATGA
- a CDS encoding UPF0323 family lipoprotein: protein MKKPYRKISDYAIVGGLSALVMVSIVGCKSNADDKPKEQSSLSQSVQKGAFVILEEQKDKSYKVVEEYPSSRTHIIVRDLQGNERVLSNEEIQKLIKEEEAKIDNGTSKLIQPNNGGGGSESSGFGLGSAILGSAAGAILGSYIGNKLFNNPNYQQNAQRTYKSPQAYQRSQNSFSKSAPSASSMGGASKGQSGFFGSSRPTSSPAVSSGTRGFNA, encoded by the coding sequence ATGAAAAAACCATACAGAAAGATTTCTGATTATGCGATCGTGGGTGGTTTGAGCGCATTGGTGATGGTGAGCATTGTGGGGTGTAAGAGCAATGCTGATGACAAGCCCAAAGAGCAAAGCTCTTTAAGTCAAAGCGTTCAAAAAGGCGCGTTTGTGATTTTAGAAGAGCAAAAGGATAAATCTTACAAGGTTGTTGAAGAATACCCCAGCTCAAGAACCCACATTATAGTGCGCGATTTGCAAGGCAATGAACGAGTGCTAAGCAATGAAGAGATTCAAAAGCTCATCAAAGAAGAAGAAGCTAAGATTGATAACGGCACGAGCAAGCTTATCCAGCCTAATAATGGGGGTGGGGGGAGTGAAAGCTCAGGCTTTGGCTTGGGGAGCGCGATTTTAGGGAGTGCGGCAGGGGCGATTTTAGGGAGTTATATTGGCAATAAGCTTTTCAATAACCCTAATTACCAGCAAAACGCCCAACGGACTTATAAATCCCCACAAGCTTACCAACGCTCTCAAAATTCCTTTTCTAAAAGCGCGCCTAGCGCTTCAAGCATGGGCGGAGCGAGTAAGGGACAGAGCGGGTTTTTTGGCTCTAGTAGGCCTACTAGCTCGCCGGCAGTAAGCTCTGGGACAAGGGGCTTTAACGCATAA
- a CDS encoding glutathionylspermidine synthase family protein, with protein sequence MQVIPLKPLDNKTLEEIGLDWHTNDDMSSYIADEMVVVSQKEADAYYDACNELYDMFVETAEEAIKNDRFFELDIPNALIPMIKQSFEEEVHWHIYGRFDLAGGLDGKPIKLLEFNADTPTMLYETALIQWALLKANGYDENKQFNNLYEALGENFKRMVTLGEDTSRFEEMYEGWKILFSSVRGNIEEERTMRFLQDAAQSVGFETDFSYIDEVEFNIEEGVFKNGLNYEFLFKLIPWENIAIDEPELALLMQGMMENKNTIFLNPAYTILFQSKRFLKLLWDRYPNHPLLLETSYEPLAHKKQIKKVAFGREGANSEIFEASMQSLLKTDGVYSNHKPVYQEFYELNSHNGLYYQPNVFFAYESCALGFRKGGLILDNFSKFVSHRLQ encoded by the coding sequence ATGCAAGTGATTCCTTTAAAACCTTTAGACAATAAGACCTTAGAAGAAATCGGCTTAGATTGGCACACGAATGACGACATGTCATCTTATATCGCTGATGAAATGGTGGTTGTTTCTCAAAAAGAAGCGGACGCTTATTATGACGCTTGTAATGAGCTTTATGACATGTTTGTAGAGACGGCTGAAGAGGCCATTAAAAACGATCGCTTTTTTGAATTGGATATTCCTAACGCGCTCATTCCTATGATCAAACAGAGTTTTGAAGAAGAAGTGCATTGGCATATTTACGGGCGTTTTGATTTGGCTGGGGGGCTTGATGGCAAGCCGATTAAATTACTGGAATTTAACGCTGATACCCCTACCATGCTTTATGAAACCGCGCTGATTCAATGGGCGTTACTCAAAGCCAATGGCTATGATGAAAACAAGCAATTCAATAACCTTTATGAAGCGCTTGGCGAGAATTTTAAACGCATGGTAACTTTGGGCGAAGACACGAGCCGTTTTGAGGAAATGTATGAGGGGTGGAAAATCCTTTTTTCAAGCGTTAGGGGGAATATTGAAGAAGAGCGCACTATGCGTTTTTTGCAAGACGCTGCTCAGAGCGTGGGGTTTGAAACGGATTTTTCTTACATTGATGAAGTAGAGTTTAATATAGAAGAGGGCGTGTTTAAAAACGGCTTGAATTATGAGTTTTTATTCAAACTGATCCCATGGGAAAATATCGCTATTGATGAGCCAGAATTAGCCCTTTTGATGCAAGGCATGATGGAAAATAAAAACACGATTTTTTTAAACCCCGCTTATACGATCCTTTTCCAATCCAAGCGTTTTTTAAAACTTTTATGGGACAGATACCCCAACCACCCTTTATTGTTAGAAACGAGCTATGAGCCTTTAGCCCATAAAAAGCAAATCAAAAAAGTGGCTTTTGGTAGGGAAGGGGCGAATAGTGAAATCTTTGAAGCTTCCATGCAATCGCTTTTGAAAACGGATGGCGTTTATTCTAACCACAAACCCGTTTATCAAGAGTTTTACGAACTCAATTCGCATAATGGGTTGTATTATCAGCCTAATGTGTTTTTTGCTTATGAATCTTGCGCGCTAGGGTTTAGAAAAGGGGGGTTGATCTTAGATAATTTTTCTAAATTCGTGAGCCACAGGTTGCAATAA
- the hcpE gene encoding Sel1-like repeat protein HcpE — MSVKILKILVCGLFFLNAHLWGKQDNSFLGVAERAYKSGNYSKAASYFKKACNDGVSEGCTQLGIIYENGQGTRIDYKKALEYYKTACQADDREGCFGLGGLYDEGLGTAQNYQEAIDAYAKACVLKHPESCYNLGIIYDRKIKGNADQAVTYYQKSCNFDMAKGCYVLGVTYEKGFLEVKQSNHKAVIYYLKACRLDDGQACRALGSLFENGDAGLDEDFEVAFDYLQKACALNNSGGCASLGSMYMLGRYVKKDPQKAFNYFKQACDMGSAVSCSRMGFMYSQGDAVPKDLRKALDNYERGCDMGDEVGCFALAGMYYNMKDKENAIMIYDKGCKLGMKQACENLTKLRGY, encoded by the coding sequence ATGAGTGTCAAAATTTTAAAAATATTAGTTTGTGGGTTATTTTTTTTGAATGCCCATTTATGGGGGAAACAAGACAATAGTTTTTTGGGGGTTGCTGAAAGAGCCTATAAAAGCGGGAATTATTCTAAAGCGGCATCTTATTTTAAAAAAGCATGCAACGATGGGGTGAGTGAAGGTTGCACGCAATTAGGAATCATTTATGAAAACGGGCAAGGCACTAGAATAGATTATAAAAAAGCCCTAGAATATTATAAAACCGCATGCCAGGCTGATGATAGGGAAGGGTGTTTTGGTTTAGGGGGGCTTTATGATGAGGGGTTAGGCACGGCTCAAAATTATCAAGAGGCCATTGACGCTTATGCTAAGGCGTGCGTTTTAAAACACCCTGAGAGTTGCTACAATTTAGGCATTATTTATGATAGAAAAATCAAAGGCAATGCCGATCAAGCGGTTACCTACTATCAAAAAAGCTGTAATTTTGATATGGCTAAGGGGTGTTATGTTTTGGGCGTGACTTATGAAAAAGGCTTTTTAGAAGTCAAACAAAGCAACCATAAAGCCGTCATCTATTATTTGAAAGCATGCCGATTGGACGATGGGCAGGCTTGCCGCGCGTTAGGGAGTTTGTTTGAAAATGGCGATGCAGGGCTTGATGAAGATTTTGAAGTGGCGTTTGATTATTTGCAAAAAGCTTGTGCTTTAAACAATTCTGGTGGTTGCGCGAGTTTAGGCTCTATGTATATGTTAGGCAGGTATGTCAAAAAAGACCCCCAAAAGGCTTTTAATTATTTCAAACAAGCATGCGATATGGGGAGCGCGGTGAGTTGCTCTAGGATGGGCTTTATGTATTCGCAAGGGGACGCTGTTCCAAAAGACTTGAGGAAAGCCCTTGATAATTATGAAAGGGGTTGCGATATGGGCGATGAAGTGGGTTGCTTCGCTCTAGCGGGCATGTATTACAACATGAAAGATAAAGAAAACGCCATAATGATTTATGACAAGGGCTGCAAGCTAGGCATGAAACAAGCATGCGAAAACCTCACTAAACTTAGGGGGTATTGA
- a CDS encoding c-type cytochrome: protein MRLLIALGLSLLSLNAKEADFISDLEYGLALYKNPRGVACAKCHGIKGEKQEITFYYEKGEKKILYAPKINHLDFKTFKDALSLGKGMMPKYNLNLEEIQAIYLYITSLGHKEERKDSSKP from the coding sequence ATGCGTTTATTGATTGCGTTAGGTTTGAGCTTGTTAAGTTTGAACGCTAAAGAAGCGGATTTCATCTCTGATTTAGAATACGGGCTGGCTCTTTATAAAAACCCTAGGGGTGTTGCGTGCGCGAAATGCCATGGCATTAAAGGCGAAAAACAAGAAATCACCTTTTATTATGAAAAAGGCGAAAAAAAAATCCTCTACGCCCCTAAAATCAACCATTTAGATTTTAAAACCTTTAAAGACGCCTTGAGTTTGGGCAAAGGCATGATGCCTAAATACAACCTGAATTTAGAAGAAATCCAAGCGATTTACCTTTATATCACCTCTTTAGGGCATAAAGAAGAACGTAAGGATTCTTCCAAGCCTTAA
- the hemC gene encoding hydroxymethylbilane synthase has product MGKLVIGSRGSELALWQANHIKERLKKECLIESEIQIVKTKGDKILDTPLNKIGGKGLFTKELEELLLKGEIDLAVHSLKDVPVVFEKGLDLACITKRADVRDTFLSVKFPDLMSLPKGAKVGTTSLRRSMQIKLKRQDLDTESLRGNVQTRLKKLECGEFDAIILAEAGLCRLNIQGAKYRKAFSVKEMIPSMGQGALGVEMLKNHKHFITLQKLNDEESAFCCRLEREFIKGLNGGCQIPIGVHASLMGDKVKIQAVLGLPNGKEVITKEKQGDKTKAFDLVQELLEEFLQSGAKEILEKAQLF; this is encoded by the coding sequence GTGGGAAAATTAGTGATTGGCTCTAGGGGGAGCGAACTAGCCTTATGGCAAGCGAATCACATTAAAGAACGCCTGAAAAAAGAATGCTTGATAGAAAGCGAGATTCAAATCGTTAAGACTAAAGGCGATAAAATCTTAGACACCCCTTTAAATAAGATCGGCGGTAAGGGGCTATTCACTAAGGAATTGGAAGAATTGCTTTTAAAAGGCGAAATTGATTTGGCGGTGCATTCTTTAAAAGATGTGCCGGTCGTGTTTGAAAAGGGGTTAGACTTGGCTTGCATCACTAAAAGGGCTGATGTGAGGGACACTTTTTTGAGCGTGAAATTCCCTGATTTGATGAGCTTGCCTAAAGGAGCCAAGGTTGGCACGACTTCTTTAAGGCGTTCTATGCAGATCAAACTGAAACGCCAGGATCTAGACACAGAAAGCTTAAGGGGGAATGTCCAAACCCGTTTGAAAAAGCTTGAATGCGGTGAATTTGACGCTATCATTTTAGCTGAAGCCGGATTGTGCCGCTTAAACATTCAAGGGGCGAAATACCGCAAGGCTTTTAGCGTAAAAGAAATGATTCCTAGCATGGGTCAGGGGGCTTTAGGGGTAGAAATGCTCAAAAACCACAAGCATTTTATTACGCTTCAAAAACTCAACGATGAAGAAAGTGCGTTTTGCTGCCGTTTAGAAAGGGAGTTTATCAAAGGGCTTAATGGGGGGTGTCAGATCCCTATTGGCGTGCATGCGAGTTTAATGGGCGATAAGGTTAAAATCCAGGCGGTTTTAGGCTTGCCTAACGGGAAAGAAGTCATCACTAAAGAAAAGCAAGGGGATAAAACTAAAGCGTTTGATTTAGTTCAAGAGCTTTTAGAAGAATTTTTACAAAGCGGGGCGAAAGAGATTTTAGAAAAGGCGCAGTTGTTTTAA